In Eupeodes corollae chromosome 3, idEupCoro1.1, whole genome shotgun sequence, a single genomic region encodes these proteins:
- the LOC129950264 gene encoding uncharacterized protein LOC129950264 isoform X1 produces MRSPLLIGAGGSPRSMKFLPRGRSLAGLRERVERQRSVTIHSPGAEFGSLEGLNLEPVQSETDNPANKRSIEKLDCQVSTLHDDVALLSMEVRNAIHALQEMTNSRMASRADLAVGNFLPARSIPNISDNILIPQIVGEASLVRSSSHPAEMWHCEVEEVAPTTGGGALSDQMPKITRATQTDMVKIDFQTFEKFVIANPRLVLGLLGYEATLKTEIEMIQQQQMMQVSPLNTIEEVNSPEGGPSSEYLLEETTAEAANKLSLEL; encoded by the coding sequence ATGAGGTCGCCGCTTCTTATAGGAGCCGGCGGAAGCCCGCGGAGTATGAAATTTCTGCCTCGCGGACGTTCGTTGGCCGGCCTTCGAGAACGCGTCGAACGTCAAAGGTCCGTTACCATTCATTCCCCTGGAGCTGAATTTGGCTCGTTGGAGGGCTTAAATCTAGAGCCCGTTCAAAGCGAAACCGACAATCCTGCCAATAAGAGATCAATTGAAAAACTGGACTGCCAAGTTAGCACTCTGCATGACGATGTTGCTCTCCTTAGCATGGAAGTCCGTAACGCGATACACGCTCTGCAGGAGATGACCAATTCTAGGATGGCCTCGCGAGCTGACTTAGCGGTGGGTAATTTCCTCCCTGCCCGATCCATCCCTAACATCTCTGATAACATCCTGATTCCTCAGATTGTTGGCGAAGCATCGCTGGTCCGAAGCTCATCGCATCCGGCTGAGATGTGGCACTGCGAAGTCGAAGAAGTTGCACCAACAACCGGTGGTGGGGCCCTGAGTGATCAAATGCCGAAAATTACCCGCGCAACGCAAACCGACATGGTCAAGATTGACTTTCAGACCTTTGAGAAGTTCGTCATTGCTAATCCGCGTCTGGTGCTGGGACTGCTGGGCTATGAGGCGACCTTAAAGACTGAAATTGAAATGATACAACAGCAACAGATGATGCAAGTCTCCCCCTTAAATACCATCGAAGAAGTCAATTCCCCTGAGGGTGGACCCAGCTCTGAATACCTCCTCGAAGAAACAACCGCTGAGGCAGCGAACAAACTCTCATTGGAGCTCTGA
- the LOC129950264 gene encoding uncharacterized protein LOC129950264 isoform X2 — protein MRSPLLIGAGGSPRSMKFLPRGRSLAGLRERVERQRSVTIHSPGAEFGSLEGLNLEPVQSETDNPANKRSIEKLDCQVSTLHDDVALLSMEVRNAIHALQEMTNSRMASRADLAIVGEASLVRSSSHPAEMWHCEVEEVAPTTGGGALSDQMPKITRATQTDMVKIDFQTFEKFVIANPRLVLGLLGYEATLKTEIEMIQQQQMMQVSPLNTIEEVNSPEGGPSSEYLLEETTAEAANKLSLEL, from the exons ATGAGGTCGCCGCTTCTTATAGGAGCCGGCGGAAGCCCGCGGAGTATGAAATTTCTGCCTCGCGGACGTTCGTTGGCCGGCCTTCGAGAACGCGTCGAACGTCAAAGGTCCGTTACCATTCATTCCCCTGGAGCTGAATTTGGCTCGTTGGAGGGCTTAAATCTAGAGCCCGTTCAAAGCGAAACCGACAATCCTGCCAATAAGAGATCAATTGAAAAACTGGACTGCCAAGTTAGCACTCTGCATGACGATGTTGCTCTCCTTAGCATGGAAGTCCGTAACGCGATACACGCTCTGCAGGAGATGACCAATTCTAGGATGGCCTCGCGAGCTGACTTAGCG ATTGTTGGCGAAGCATCGCTGGTCCGAAGCTCATCGCATCCGGCTGAGATGTGGCACTGCGAAGTCGAAGAAGTTGCACCAACAACCGGTGGTGGGGCCCTGAGTGATCAAATGCCGAAAATTACCCGCGCAACGCAAACCGACATGGTCAAGATTGACTTTCAGACCTTTGAGAAGTTCGTCATTGCTAATCCGCGTCTGGTGCTGGGACTGCTGGGCTATGAGGCGACCTTAAAGACTGAAATTGAAATGATACAACAGCAACAGATGATGCAAGTCTCCCCCTTAAATACCATCGAAGAAGTCAATTCCCCTGAGGGTGGACCCAGCTCTGAATACCTCCTCGAAGAAACAACCGCTGAGGCAGCGAACAAACTCTCATTGGAGCTCTGA